From Dehalococcoidia bacterium:
GAAGTATTTAACTTTAGGAGTTTTGCAGAATCTACCAGTGGCAAAACCAGAGTACGAAGAAGCTGTACGCATTGGATATAAGCTTCAAATTGTGGAAAAAAGAAGTGAACATGCGGAAAGACAAAAAGCACTTTTGGAAGACCTCTTCCGCACCCTGCTGTACCAGTTGATGACAGCACAACTTCGGGTCCACCACCTCGACCTGCATGAACTGGAGATCAAACAATGAACGAGAACTACTATCTCAAGATCGGCGGCGCTGAGATTCTCAGCGAACAACTGATCGCGGATCTCTCATCTCCTGACGCCGCCACGCAAAAGAAGGCAAACGCTGTTCTTTCAGAGCGGCTTAAAGAGACGCGGGTTCGTGTAGGCACTCTACTCAAAACTGACAATGTCTCATTCCTAATTGGCGCAGGCGCTTCCATGAAGGCAGGTGGCATCGGGCTGGCGTCGATTCCCGTCGAGTTGGAGAGAGACCTTCACAAAAAGGCTGTGGAATCCGCCGAGAGCGGCCATAACCCCGACTGGTTATCCCTGTTCTATACAACGTCGTCCGCGCTGTCTGGTAAAACATTCGATCTGGACAAGCGCAGGATTGCATTGGCTGGAGACCTTGGCCAAGTTCCCGAGATACCCCGCAATCTTGAAGACTATCTCAGCCACCTGCACATGTGGCGGGCGGGGATGCCTGCATTCGCGACAGACATCGTCCTCAACCTTGCTGCGGGCGGAACCTTGGTTCTGTCCAAGACTGGTATCGACCACCTGATTCTGGAGATTGAACGTAGTCTAACGTCATTGGTCGATCTCCCGACCACCGGTAAGGAAGACGCGCTCAAAGACCACCGTCGCCTGATCAAGAAGACCCTCACCCGTCCACTTAATCTGAGGCGCGCCAATTTCTTCACACTAAACTATGACACCCTGATCGAGAAGGCCGC
This genomic window contains:
- a CDS encoding SIR2 family protein, which encodes MNENYYLKIGGAEILSEQLIADLSSPDAATQKKANAVLSERLKETRVRVGTLLKTDNVSFLIGAGASMKAGGIGLASIPVELERDLHKKAVESAESGHNPDWLSLFYTTSSALSGKTFDLDKRRIALAGDLGQVPEIPRNLEDYLSHLHMWRAGMPAFATDIVLNLAAGGTLVLSKTGIDHLILEIERSLTSLVDLPTTGKEDALKDHRRLIKKTLTRPLNLRRANFFTLNYDTLIEKAADAEGAVLVDGFVGTLRRIFRPESYDLDFYFPAQTTEGRVHRFDRVLHLYKLHGSITWHRCAADWENPYGLFATFHNQDTPEDDVLIYPSPLKYGQALGLPYSELFRRFGSAIAQPQSVLFTVGYGFGDEHVNALIRQALAIPSFTLVVIDPAPASPFVSHLKQLGDERVWLVCGLQLGTFEYFVERLLPDLREEEITSKVMKTYKALEPSPQHSEPAAEDIDDN